A single Prochlorococcus marinus XMU1410 DNA region contains:
- a CDS encoding peroxiredoxin: protein MKIGDKIPEFSLLDQNGVKRSNKGLKNPLVLFFYPKDDTPGCTIEVCGFRDKYDLFKVLGAQVWGVSNGSTSSHLAFANKNKLQYPLLCDTNDALRKTFKVPKVLGFMDGRVTYVIDRKGTVRHIFRDLLNGPEHIKEAIRVLKEIQNQ, encoded by the coding sequence GTGAAGATTGGAGATAAAATTCCAGAATTTTCTTTACTGGATCAAAATGGAGTTAAACGATCAAATAAGGGATTAAAAAATCCCCTTGTTTTGTTCTTTTATCCAAAAGATGATACTCCGGGTTGCACTATAGAAGTTTGCGGATTTAGAGATAAATATGACTTATTTAAAGTTTTAGGTGCACAAGTTTGGGGAGTAAGTAATGGAAGTACCTCAAGTCATTTAGCATTTGCCAATAAAAATAAATTACAATATCCACTACTTTGTGATACAAATGACGCTCTTAGGAAAACTTTTAAAGTTCCTAAAGTATTAGGTTTTATGGATGGTAGGGTAACTTACGTTATCGATCGCAAAGGGACAGTTAGGCATATTTTTAGAGATTTATTGAATGGTCCTGAACACATTAAAGAGGCAATTAGAGTACTTAAGGAAATTCAAAATCAATAA
- a CDS encoding small RNA NsiR4-regulated ssr1528 family protein has translation MKKMGMQAVDLAIENGVDLDGTPIPQKMLDLYNRIMDEENKRQRSGVKKSMRNRCVKTGSKHFDKETLNQLLIDSGWEGLKEKEILFFYN, from the coding sequence ATGAAGAAAATGGGAATGCAGGCTGTTGATCTTGCTATTGAAAATGGAGTTGATCTTGACGGTACTCCAATCCCTCAAAAAATGCTAGATCTATACAATAGAATTATGGATGAGGAGAATAAAAGACAAAGAAGTGGTGTTAAAAAATCAATGAGAAATAGATGCGTCAAAACGGGTTCTAAGCATTTTGATAAAGAAACATTGAATCAATTATTAATAGACTCTGGATGGGAAGGTCTTAAAGAAAAGGAAATTTTATTTTTTTATAATTAA